The segment gttttattgcAGGTCTCTCATTACCTGTGCCCAGAACACCTGATTAGATTCCATGGCGAGTACAAATAACGTGACCAAGTTAATTATCGTCGGTCTTTTCCAGGATCCAGAGGTGCAGAGAGGGTGCTTTGTGGTGTTTCTTCTGGTGTACTTGGCCACAGTGGTGGGCAATGGTCTCATTGTTCTGACAGTCAATGTCAGTAAGAGTCTGCGttcccccatgtacttcttccttagCTACTTGTCCCTGGTGGAGATCACTTACTCCTCCACTGTTGTCCCTAAATTCATCACAGACTTACTTGCCAAGATTAAAACcatctccctggagggctgtgtgGCTCAGATATTCTTCTTCCACTTCTTTGGAGTTACTGAGATCTTCCTGCTGACGGtaatggcctatgaccgctacgtGGCCATTTGCAAACCCCTTCACTACACAACTATCATGAGCCGGTCTGTGTGTCGCCTTCTGGTGGCTGGATCCTGGCTCGGGGGCTTTTTTCATTCCATGGTCCAGATTATTATTACTCTCCAGTTGTCTTTCTGTGGTCCCAATGTGATTGACCACTACTTCTGTGACCTCCATCCGTTATTCAAGCTTTCCTGCACTGACACTTCTGTGGAGGGGGTTATTGTGTTGGCCAACAGTGGATTATTTTctatcttctccttcctcctcctggtgTCCTCCTATATTGTCATCCTGTACAACCTGAGGAACCATTCTGCAGAGGGGAGGCGCAAAGCCCTCTCCACCTGTGCCTCTCACATCACTGTGGTCCTCTTGTTCTTTGGACCTGCCATCTTCCTCTACATGCGGCCTCCCTCTACTTTCACTGAGGACAAACTGGTGGCCGTGTTCTACACAGTTGTCACCCCCATGCTGAACCCCATCATCTACACACTCAGGAATGCAGAGGTGAAAAATGCCATGAGGAAGCTGTGGGGGAAGAGAATGAATTCAGGGAGggactaaaaatgaaaacatgaaaaaattatcaTGTCTAAGGGGTGACCAAATATGCATTCTGATTTCAGTCAAGTCTGAGGGATTGAGGAAAAGTTAACCTGtttgtctatatatacatatatagatttatatatttatattttgtatttagatGAGCCCCTTGTATTCCATTGCACTAATCACAGCTGCACCAATTCATTGCTGTCTGTAGTTTGGAGAATGTTTTGGAGAAGAGCTgcatctcttctcttcttctgttgcCCATAGTTGGAAGCACCACAGCCTTCAGGGAGGGATTACCTAGACTGTGAATTCCCACCCTGTTGTTTTCTACCTGTGCAACCTTGGGTTCATTCACTTTGCCTCTTGGTGTTAGCGTGCTGTGGGGTGTGGAAAGTCTGTGGCACTTGGAGACAGAAGTTTATGTTTTGCTTTGTCCTTCTCTGATAGTGTTGTGAGATCTTGTGGGAGTCCCACGGAGGCTTTTATACTTCATTTGGTACCCCTGCTTTATTTACCTGATTCTAATGCCTGAAATTCCTCATTATGAGCCTTATTTCACAGGAATAAGATATTGTTAGAATGGAAATGTCTCTTGGATGTGAAATACAGTGAAGGTATTGTTAACCATTAATTTGGACAATTTTAGAAGACCTTTTTCTTTCTAGACAGTTGCTGTCTGGGCACTGGGGTGTTGCTTAAGCCAGATACAGCTCATTGACTGTTTTTGTATGGCCTAAAAACCAGCATggtttttatacttaaaaaaaatcaaagtcgaaaaatatttgttgatatatgaattttataGGAGTATAAGGTTTTAGTGTTCATAAATAGGTTACTGGACTATGGTCATGCCAATTACTTTTTCTCTATGGTAGCCTTTGTGATATAGTAGCATGGTTGAGTGGTTGTCATGGAGACTGTATGGTCTGCAAGGCCTAAAATATGTCACCCTTTTCAGGAAAAGTTTGGCAACCCCTGACTTAAATCATATAACATGTATTGCTTACTTGACAAGAAGTTTGGGGGCCAGCAATTCTAGGGTTGTTTTGTTAATTCTGTGATGCCAGAGCACCTGGTTTGTGTGTCTTGAATTCTCTtggctgccccctgccccatggCAGCAGGAGGGCTGCAGCACATCTAGGTATTATATGCTAatgtgaggggaaggaggggctcTCATTTTATTTCGGAAATATTTCCAGAGACCCCTCAGAAcaattcttgtatatttttttattggccAGAACggaaaattttcttatttctaaccGCATGTCCATGCCTAGAtgtgagggaggctgggagagtgAATGGTGGTAAAGAGGAATGGGATTGTGTTACCAGTTTAGATTAGACACTGTGTTTCTCCTGGGCTGGGCATATCGGTGTTTGAACAAGGTCAGGGTTGTCATTAGGAAGAGATGTCTGCCATGGGGAGTGTTGGTAGATGTGATATCTGGGAGGGTGGTGCCCCTGGACATAGTGGATGGATTTGAATTGGTGCCAGAGTGACTGACCAAAATCCAGCTCAATCACTTGGTGGCTCAGCCTCAGGCACGTGACCAAAACTCTTGATCCAGGGTCCTTGGCATGCACGCGTGGGTCAAGTGCAAGAAACCTTTTCCATAATGTGACAGTTTTCCTGTGAATGCATCTACTTTAATTTCCCTCTagggaatgaaggaatgaagccCTGGGCTGAGTGCCTGAGGGTTGTGAATAGAAGCCAAACGATCCTACTGTAGGTCAAAATAAATTCTATCATTTAAGGTCTGTATATCCTGAGATGAGTATTCCtagtaaataaatcatatttttatgcaTGGAAGAAACATTTGATAGCATATGGAGATTTGAGTGTTTGGGATACATAGTGAGgtactaaaaacatttttaaatctaacATCTTGCATTATCCTTTTTCTTCCAATTACATATCTCTGCAAGGCTGAATTTTCTCCATATGTTTCAACAAAGACAACATACCCAGCAGATTGAATACACAAGCCAATGTGAGAATTCAGCTGTATCTCTTAAGCCAAATATTAAGGGTATTTGCAAAAACTCAAACAATGCCATTTTGCAttaattatttccatttgcatTAATTAATTTTGTCATAATTATTTTCCACAAAAGACATTATGTGATtgtaaacagaaacaaagaaagaaaaagaaagaaagaaaaaccaaaccacCTGCAGGTCTTGATGGCAAGGATGAGTCTCGTTTGCATATATAGCTCTACATCCAGAGTTCTGGGCCAATTCAATACAAAGAAAGTCACCAAGCAGCAATTTGCTAAAAATTCGCTACTTCACTAATTGGCAATTTGCTAATTCCCCAAGCAGAAATTTGCTAACACTGAACTTCTGATTAATCGGACATATATATCGATTAAGCCTTTATAAAATTCATGGCACTTATGTTTTGCTGCAGCCTGTGATGAGCAatatatttgggggaaatttttgtgtgtgttgaattTCAGCTTttttggaaataataaatatcaagaattttatgtatgtttgtttctctcttccaaCTAGCTGAATTTTCAGTCTGGTCAACTGCCTTTGCTACATGTCTTCATTTTTGGATTACCTTCTTGAGAAAGGGACACAGGTACAGGGAGCAGATGAGGGGATGTTTTCACATGTGTTAGCCAAGCCTTCCTGTTTCAGGTTGAGTTATTCACCCTAGTGTTTTACTCCTTCTTGTGTCAATGCCCTTTTCCATGTAATCTTGAAGTTCTTTCCACTACATGTGGAATGTACTTTTCTATCCCTTGACTTTGGCCTCAACCGTATGACTTGCTCTGGCTGATGGAATATGAATGGACATGACAGCTTGCTGATTAGAGCCTAAAACTTAAGGGACCTCATGTGTCTCTTGCCTCTTGTGTCCCTTTCGCCATCATGAGATGATGTCCCTATCACCTGGGCTGTAGAATGACACACGTGGAGAActtcacctgcccctcccccccccccccccccccgaattgcagcctgacacagagctgCCCAGCCAGCCTGCAGACACACTGCACTGATGTGGGAATGAATCCTCACTGTTGCACACCTACTGAGGGTTTGTGTTTATTCGGTTTCAGCAGAAACTCACTAGAGTTGAATGGCAAATACACATATCAAAGAAGAGGACAAAAGTCATGCTTATGgcacattctttattttcttgagaatggGCATGGACACGTCCTTCCCTGCTGCCTTGGAGGTTTTACTCTTGATTTGAACTATTTGGAAATAGTGTCTGCAAATTTTTGCCAGTTTGGCATAACTCGATTTCTCAACTTCTGTTTTATGGATTTGTTGATCTAGATTCATTGAatgttgattttctgtgtgttttacaATTCAGATTTTCCAaggctgctgcttttttttttaagtttatttatttattttgggagagagagagagagaaagaggcatgagctggggagggacagagagagagagggagacagaatcctaggcaggcacgactgacagtacggagcctgacttgggaccataaaatcgtgacctgaactgaaatcaggagtcaggagcttaactgactgagccaccctggtgcccccagatTTTCCAAGGCTTCAGTGATAGTAAATGCAGTAGAGTAGATCAGAGGTGAAGCATGTGTTTGATAAATTAGTAGTTCGGTGAATTGGTCATTTGCCTAATACCTAAATCTTTGAATTGGTTAATTATCTGAATTAGCTGTTGGTAATTCAGTTAGTGGCAAACTTCTAGATGCTGAAAGATTTTAGAATTACTCTGCTTTACTACCTAGCGTGATGAATGACAGAGGATAGGCACTCAATAACTACTGAGTGGATAAAAGATGTCAAAGTTGTGTCAACATTATCTATCTTTATCGTTTTGGAAAGGCTTGAGCTAGATGTGAGATGATTTGGAGCCAGAGAAGCTCTGTCTTGTGAATTACTTTTAGTTGCAGTATAGAAGGGATGTTAATCTATTACCTTgcaatgaaaatacaacaacttTTCAAATGCATGAAAATACCCTAGAGCCATATTTAGGATTATTAGTAGAgcaattgatatattttatatctgcATGACATCTTGTGTATAATTCACAGCCCTTACATATCAATTATTTCATCAGAGTCTCATAGTAATCCTGTGAGGTCAATGAAATCGGAATCATTCCCAGTGTACATTTTTGGAGTTTGAAACATCATTTGGATTAGGATTTATCTGCTaggaacagaatctgaaacaaggtAGAAGTCAAGAGGTAGACAATTCAGGATGGAAATGGTCTCTCTTGTTTCTCCATCCTTGAGTCATCTCGCGACCCAAGACGGCGCTGTAGATGCAGCCATAATGACAGCATTCAGGGcatcaggaaagagaaagggacaacATAAGTGCATCATGTCCCCTTTGTTAAagttgaag is part of the Felis catus isolate Fca126 chromosome D1, F.catus_Fca126_mat1.0, whole genome shotgun sequence genome and harbors:
- the LOC111556538 gene encoding olfactory receptor 4B1-like, which gives rise to MASTNNVTKLIIVGLFQDPEVQRGCFVVFLLVYLATVVGNGLIVLTVNVSKSLRSPMYFFLSYLSLVEITYSSTVVPKFITDLLAKIKTISLEGCVAQIFFFHFFGVTEIFLLTVMAYDRYVAICKPLHYTTIMSRSVCRLLVAGSWLGGFFHSMVQIIITLQLSFCGPNVIDHYFCDLHPLFKLSCTDTSVEGVIVLANSGLFSIFSFLLLVSSYIVILYNLRNHSAEGRRKALSTCASHITVVLLFFGPAIFLYMRPPSTFTEDKLVAVFYTVVTPMLNPIIYTLRNAEVKNAMRKLWGKRMNSGRD